The proteins below come from a single Chryseobacterium nepalense genomic window:
- a CDS encoding RNA polymerase sigma factor produces the protein MKSKSDSLLISLYQKGDEEALSTLIHRHQRELFTFIFYKINDEDLANDVFQDTFMKIIVMLKEGRYNEEGKFILWAKRIAHNLIIDHFRAKSKNIKVSETTFETEEYSIFDLLREPSENIEDQLVTNQIQEDLLRMLQFLPENQQQVIKLRFFDGLSFKEIADHTDMSINTTLGRVRYALINLRKIMEENNIILTR, from the coding sequence ATGAAATCAAAATCGGATAGTTTACTTATTTCCCTTTATCAAAAAGGAGACGAAGAGGCGTTGTCGACCCTTATCCACCGCCATCAGAGAGAACTGTTTACATTCATTTTTTACAAAATTAATGATGAAGATCTGGCAAATGATGTTTTTCAGGATACGTTCATGAAAATCATTGTTATGCTTAAGGAAGGACGTTATAACGAAGAAGGAAAATTCATTCTTTGGGCAAAAAGAATTGCTCATAACCTTATTATTGACCATTTCAGAGCAAAATCCAAGAATATTAAAGTATCGGAAACAACTTTTGAAACTGAAGAATATTCCATTTTCGACCTGTTGAGAGAACCTTCTGAAAATATTGAAGACCAGCTGGTAACCAACCAGATTCAGGAAGACCTTTTAAGGATGCTGCAGTTTCTTCCTGAAAATCAGCAGCAAGTAATAAAACTGAGATTTTTTGACGGGTTAAGTTTTAAAGAAATTGCAGATCACACCGATATGAGCATTAATACCACATTGGGACGCGTAAGGTATGCATTAATTAACCTGAGAAAAATCATGGAAGAAAATAATATTATCTTGACACGATAG
- a CDS encoding SanA/YdcF family protein → MKKLIKNLLKFFLLLFVAGIIFMAWANYSIKASSGPYISYETKDLPAAKTALLLGTSKSLNNGFPNAYFYNRIYAAVELYKTGKIQYIVVSGDNSTKDYNEPEDMQLALMEHGIPQDRIFLDFAGFRTLDSVIRAKEIFGQNKIIIVSQKFHNERAVFLARQNGMEAFGYNALDVNQYAGFKTNMREYLAKAKAYWDLIFDVEPKFGGDKVLIP, encoded by the coding sequence ATGAAAAAATTGATTAAAAACTTACTTAAATTTTTCCTGCTTCTGTTCGTGGCGGGAATTATTTTTATGGCCTGGGCCAATTACAGCATTAAGGCAAGCAGTGGCCCCTATATTTCTTATGAGACTAAAGATCTTCCAGCAGCAAAAACCGCTCTGCTTCTGGGTACAAGCAAAAGCTTAAATAATGGTTTTCCGAATGCTTATTTCTACAACCGCATTTATGCCGCGGTAGAATTGTATAAAACCGGAAAAATACAATACATTGTCGTAAGCGGCGACAACAGTACGAAAGATTACAACGAACCTGAAGATATGCAGCTCGCTTTAATGGAGCACGGAATTCCTCAAGACAGAATTTTTCTTGATTTTGCAGGATTCAGAACATTGGATTCAGTAATTAGGGCAAAAGAAATTTTTGGTCAGAATAAAATTATCATTGTCTCCCAGAAATTCCATAATGAAAGAGCGGTATTCCTAGCCCGGCAAAACGGGATGGAAGCTTTCGGTTACAACGCATTAGATGTAAATCAATATGCCGGTTTTAAAACCAATATGAGAGAATATCTTGCTAAAGCAAAAGCGTATTGGGATCTAATTTTCGACGTTGAACCTAAGTTTGGTGGTGATAAAGTTTTGATTCCTTAA
- a CDS encoding YjjG family noncanonical pyrimidine nucleotidase has translation MKIQHIFFDLDNTLWDHRRNAYLTIKQLFEKEKIALKYGIDFEEFHSVYHEINEKLWEDIRDGIIDKEYLRKHRFYDTFRHFNVDDEQLSMYFEEHFLDKILNHNELVEGATYILDYLKAKNYTLHIISNGFKEVTERKCILSGIDQYFQTITSADTVGVRKPRPEIFEYSLKLSEASKEESILIGDDWIADVVGAQNFGMDVIFFNVLKENRQEEGLKVIQHLLQIKEFL, from the coding sequence ATGAAAATTCAGCACATTTTTTTTGATCTCGACAATACCTTGTGGGATCACCGCAGAAATGCTTACCTTACCATTAAACAGCTTTTTGAAAAAGAGAAAATTGCCCTGAAATACGGAATTGACTTTGAAGAGTTTCATTCCGTTTATCACGAAATCAATGAGAAGCTTTGGGAAGATATTCGCGACGGAATTATTGATAAAGAGTATCTGAGGAAGCATCGTTTTTATGATACATTCAGACATTTTAATGTTGACGATGAACAGCTGTCCATGTATTTTGAAGAACATTTTTTAGATAAAATACTTAATCACAATGAATTGGTGGAAGGCGCCACGTATATTTTAGATTATCTTAAAGCTAAGAATTACACTTTACATATTATTTCTAATGGTTTTAAAGAAGTTACAGAAAGAAAATGTATTTTATCCGGAATTGATCAATATTTTCAAACAATCACCAGTGCAGATACTGTGGGCGTAAGAAAGCCAAGACCGGAGATTTTTGAATATTCTCTAAAGCTTTCAGAAGCATCAAAAGAGGAAAGTATTCTGATCGGTGACGACTGGATCGCAGATGTTGTCGGAGCACAAAATTTCGGAATGGATGTGATTTTCTTTAATGTTTTAAAGGAAAACAGGCAGGAAGAAGGATTGAAGGTAATACAGCATTTACTGCAGATTAAAGAGTTTCTATAA
- a CDS encoding lipoprotein signal peptidase, with translation MKKIVLVTFLILLIDQASKIYVKTHFNLDDSVSVLPGFKLTFVENPGMAYGLHFGGVIGKYFLVLVRIVLIGGMIYLFKKWLQRGESNYLLIPMAMIFAGAIGNLIDGMFYGLIFDSGTVYDASIDRWIGYGGISKFSSFGEGYSTFMRGCVVDMLHFPLVDWNVPESWPLIGGKHIEFFKYIFNVADSAITVGAALLLIFRKKAFPNGLEF, from the coding sequence ATGAAAAAGATCGTATTGGTAACCTTTCTTATCTTATTGATTGATCAGGCCTCAAAAATTTATGTAAAAACCCATTTTAACCTGGATGACAGTGTTTCCGTTCTGCCGGGGTTTAAGCTCACTTTTGTAGAAAACCCGGGGATGGCGTACGGCCTTCATTTCGGAGGCGTTATCGGAAAATATTTCCTTGTTTTGGTAAGGATTGTCCTGATCGGAGGAATGATTTATTTATTTAAAAAATGGTTGCAAAGAGGCGAATCCAATTATCTTCTGATTCCGATGGCCATGATCTTTGCCGGAGCAATCGGTAACCTGATAGACGGCATGTTTTACGGACTGATTTTCGACAGCGGTACCGTATATGATGCAAGTATTGACCGATGGATCGGCTATGGCGGAATCTCAAAATTCTCCTCTTTCGGTGAAGGATACTCTACCTTTATGAGAGGCTGTGTGGTGGATATGCTTCATTTCCCACTGGTAGACTGGAACGTTCCTGAAAGCTGGCCCCTGATCGGAGGAAAACATATAGAATTTTTTAAATATATCTTTAATGTAGCGGATTCTGCGATTACCGTGGGCGCAGCATTATTATTAATTTTCAGAAAAAAAGCCTTCCCGAACGGTTTGGAATTTTAA
- the ileS gene encoding isoleucine--tRNA ligase yields the protein MSQFKEYKNLNLIDVAENVAEFWKQNKTFNKSVEIREGQPEFVFYEGPPSANGMPGIHHVMARALKDIFCRYQTQNGKQVFRKAGWDTHGLPVELGVEKELGITKEDIGTKISIEDYNKACREAVMRYTDVWNNLTEKIGYWVDLDDPYITYKSKYMETVWWLLKQLYDKGLLYKGYTIQPYSPKAGTGLSSHEVNQPGAYRDVSDTTVVAQFKTLPETLPSFLQGFGDVHFLAWTTTPWTLPSNTALTVGPKIDYVLVKTFNQYTFEPVNVVLAKALVGKQFAKKYSEGTEEDFANYTAESKVIPYQVLAEFKGADLVGIKYEQLLDYAKPHQNPENAFRVISGNFVTTEDGTGIVHTAPTFGADDAKVAKEATPEVPPMLVLDKNGNPVPLVDLQGRFLSQVSDEIYGFANEYVKGEYLSEAEKSIEFNIQKEKLNSVIKDLKKYMSVDERIALKLKEENKAFKVEKYVHSYPHSWRTDEPLLYYPLDSWFVKMTAVKDRLVDLNKEINWKPKSTGEGRFANWLENVNDWNLSRSRYWGIPLPIWRTADLKEEKIIGSVEELYNEIEKSIEAGLMKENPFKGFIIGNMSESNYELVDLHKNVVDKVILVSDSGQAMKRESDLIDVWFDSGAMPYAQLHYPFENKELIDTNKAFPADFIAEGVDQTRGWFYTLHAIGTAVFDSVAYKNVMSNGLVLDKNGQKMSKRLGNAVDPFETLAVYGPDATRWYMISNANPWENLKFDIEGIDEVRRKFFGTLYNTYSFFALYANVDGFNYSEKEVENRPEIDRWILSELNLLIKEVKAFYEDYEPTRVARAISTFVNDNLSNWYVRLCRRRFWKGDYSEDKISAYQTLYTCLETVAKLSAPIAPFFMDQLYQDLNRVTGKESAESIHLTDFPVANESLIDRDLVEKTHLAQNITSMVFSLRKKENVKVRQPLQKVLIPVLDSKTEEQISAVSELIKQEVNVKEIQLINAEEASHLIIKQIKPNFKALGPKLGKDMKAVGGEIANFNAELISQLEKDGKLDVQGYEITLEDVEISTKDIPGWTVTSDGKTTVALDLTLTEELKSEGIAREFINRIQNLRKDKDFDLTDRILISLEDNSPFIDDIRKNEEYISSEVLSNKIEIVSSLSNFNEIEIDEVNFKINVEKI from the coding sequence ATGAGCCAATTTAAAGAATACAAAAACCTCAACCTTATTGACGTAGCCGAGAATGTAGCGGAATTCTGGAAACAGAATAAAACTTTCAATAAGAGTGTTGAGATTCGTGAGGGGCAACCTGAGTTTGTTTTTTATGAAGGTCCGCCTTCTGCAAACGGTATGCCCGGAATTCACCACGTAATGGCCAGAGCATTAAAGGATATTTTCTGTCGTTATCAGACCCAGAACGGAAAACAGGTTTTCCGTAAAGCGGGATGGGATACACACGGACTTCCGGTAGAGCTTGGTGTGGAAAAAGAATTAGGAATCACTAAAGAAGATATTGGCACTAAGATTTCAATTGAAGATTACAACAAAGCGTGTCGTGAAGCGGTAATGCGTTACACAGACGTTTGGAACAACCTTACCGAGAAAATCGGTTACTGGGTAGATCTTGACGATCCGTATATCACGTACAAGTCTAAATACATGGAAACCGTTTGGTGGCTGCTGAAACAACTGTATGATAAAGGGTTACTGTACAAAGGCTACACCATTCAGCCGTACTCTCCGAAAGCGGGAACCGGACTTTCTTCCCACGAAGTAAATCAGCCGGGAGCTTACCGTGATGTTTCAGATACAACAGTGGTGGCACAGTTTAAAACATTGCCGGAAACATTGCCTTCATTTTTACAGGGATTTGGCGATGTGCATTTCTTAGCCTGGACGACAACTCCGTGGACGCTGCCTTCCAATACAGCGTTGACAGTAGGACCGAAAATCGATTATGTTTTGGTTAAAACTTTCAATCAATATACTTTTGAACCGGTAAATGTAGTTTTGGCTAAAGCTTTGGTTGGAAAACAGTTTGCAAAAAAATACAGTGAAGGTACAGAAGAAGATTTCGCAAATTACACTGCAGAAAGTAAAGTTATTCCTTATCAGGTTTTAGCCGAATTTAAAGGGGCTGATTTGGTTGGAATTAAATATGAACAGCTTTTAGATTACGCTAAACCTCACCAAAATCCGGAAAATGCATTCAGGGTAATCTCAGGAAACTTCGTAACGACGGAAGACGGAACAGGTATCGTTCACACCGCACCTACTTTCGGTGCTGACGATGCGAAAGTAGCTAAAGAAGCGACTCCTGAAGTTCCGCCAATGCTTGTTTTGGATAAAAACGGAAATCCTGTTCCGCTGGTGGATCTACAGGGAAGATTTTTATCGCAGGTAAGCGATGAAATCTACGGTTTTGCCAATGAATATGTAAAAGGAGAATACCTTAGTGAAGCAGAAAAAAGTATAGAATTCAATATTCAAAAAGAAAAATTAAATTCTGTCATCAAAGACTTGAAAAAATATATGTCTGTAGATGAAAGAATTGCTTTAAAATTAAAAGAAGAAAACAAAGCTTTCAAAGTAGAAAAATATGTTCACTCGTATCCGCACAGCTGGAGAACAGATGAACCATTGTTATATTACCCACTGGATTCATGGTTTGTAAAAATGACAGCCGTGAAAGACAGACTGGTAGATTTAAACAAAGAAATCAACTGGAAGCCGAAATCAACGGGAGAAGGCCGTTTCGCCAACTGGCTGGAAAATGTAAACGACTGGAATCTTTCCCGTTCAAGATATTGGGGAATTCCGTTGCCGATCTGGAGAACAGCTGATCTGAAGGAGGAGAAAATCATCGGATCTGTAGAAGAATTGTATAATGAAATTGAAAAATCAATTGAAGCAGGATTGATGAAAGAAAATCCGTTCAAAGGTTTTATCATCGGAAATATGTCCGAATCCAATTACGAACTTGTTGATCTTCACAAAAATGTGGTTGATAAGGTAATCCTCGTTTCAGATTCAGGACAAGCCATGAAACGCGAAAGCGATCTGATTGACGTTTGGTTCGATTCGGGAGCGATGCCGTACGCGCAGCTGCATTATCCTTTTGAAAATAAAGAATTAATTGATACCAATAAAGCTTTTCCGGCAGATTTCATTGCCGAAGGTGTTGACCAGACAAGAGGATGGTTCTACACGCTTCATGCGATCGGAACGGCAGTTTTTGATTCAGTAGCCTATAAAAACGTAATGAGTAATGGGCTTGTTTTGGATAAAAACGGTCAGAAAATGTCAAAACGCTTAGGCAACGCCGTAGATCCTTTTGAAACACTTGCGGTTTACGGTCCGGATGCTACCCGCTGGTACATGATTTCAAACGCCAATCCGTGGGAAAACCTGAAATTTGACATCGAAGGAATTGATGAAGTGAGAAGAAAGTTCTTCGGAACCCTATACAACACCTATTCATTCTTTGCTTTATATGCAAATGTTGACGGGTTTAATTATTCTGAAAAAGAAGTTGAAAACAGACCTGAAATCGACCGATGGATTTTATCGGAATTAAATCTGCTCATCAAAGAAGTAAAAGCTTTCTACGAAGATTATGAACCTACAAGAGTGGCAAGAGCCATCAGTACGTTTGTAAATGATAACTTATCCAACTGGTACGTAAGATTGTGCAGAAGACGTTTCTGGAAAGGAGATTATTCTGAAGATAAAATCTCGGCTTACCAGACTTTATATACCTGTCTTGAAACAGTTGCCAAATTATCTGCGCCTATCGCGCCGTTCTTTATGGATCAATTATATCAGGATTTAAATAGAGTAACCGGAAAAGAAAGTGCAGAATCGATTCACTTAACAGACTTCCCGGTTGCGAATGAAAGTCTTATTGACCGGGATCTGGTTGAAAAAACCCATTTGGCACAGAACATTACAAGTATGGTTTTCTCTTTGAGAAAGAAAGAAAATGTAAAAGTTCGCCAGCCATTGCAAAAAGTGTTAATTCCTGTTTTAGATTCTAAAACTGAGGAGCAGATTTCAGCGGTTTCAGAACTGATCAAACAGGAGGTAAATGTTAAGGAAATTCAGTTGATCAACGCGGAAGAAGCATCTCATCTTATTATAAAACAGATCAAACCGAACTTCAAAGCGTTGGGGCCTAAGTTAGGAAAAGACATGAAAGCAGTTGGAGGTGAGATTGCCAATTTCAATGCAGAACTGATTTCACAACTTGAAAAAGATGGAAAATTAGATGTTCAGGGTTATGAAATTACATTGGAGGATGTAGAGATTTCCACAAAAGATATCCCGGGATGGACGGTAACTTCCGATGGGAAAACAACTGTGGCATTAGATTTGACGTTGACAGAAGAATTAAAATCTGAAGGGATCGCAAGAGAATTCATCAACAGGATTCAGAACCTGCGAAAAGATAAAGATTTCGATTTGACAGACAGAATTTTGATCTCACTGGAAGACAACTCGCCTTTCATTGATGACATCAGGAAAAATGAAGAATATATTTCTTCCGAAGTCTTGTCAAATAAAATAGAAATTGTATCTTCACTTTCAAATTTTAACGAAATCGAAATAGATGAAGTTAATTTTAAGATAAATGTTGAAAAAATTTAA
- a CDS encoding DUF6576 domain-containing protein, whose translation MSDLFILIIIIVVILAFIYRGRIRNRFFPAKQKNLTIDDRFNADKREREKEIDRLLSKMGKNGINDLSPKERKRLDELSKK comes from the coding sequence ATGAGTGATTTATTCATTTTAATCATTATCATCGTTGTAATCCTGGCGTTTATTTACAGAGGCCGGATCAGGAATCGGTTTTTTCCTGCAAAGCAAAAAAATTTAACGATCGATGACCGGTTTAATGCTGATAAACGCGAAAGGGAAAAAGAAATAGACAGGCTTTTAAGTAAAATGGGCAAAAACGGCATCAATGATCTTTCACCCAAAGAAAGAAAAAGGCTTGATGAGCTGTCCAAAAAATAA
- the metK gene encoding methionine adenosyltransferase — protein MSYLFTSESVSEGHPDKIADQISDALIDHFLAYDKNSKVACETLVTTGQVVLAGEVKSDAYLDVQTIAREVINGIGYTKGEYMFNGDSCGVISAIHEQSPDINQGVDRAVEDESFEGKANAQGAGDQGMMFGYATNETANYMPLALDLAHTILKELSAIRREDSEIKYLRPDAKSQVTIEYSDDHKPIRIDSIVVSTQHDDFGSEEEMLNKIREDIKNILIPRVVALQSDEIKALFNDQIKYHINPTGKFVIGGPHGDTGLTGRKIIVDTYGGKGAHGGGAFSGKDPSKVDRSAAYATRHIAKNLVAAGVADEVLVQVSYAIGVAEPCGLYINTYGTAKVDLHDGAIAKKVSEIFDLRPYAIEQNLKLRNPIYQETASYGHMGKEHYVADKTFNKGQKNELTLTGLEFFTWEKLDKVDEIKSAFGI, from the coding sequence ATGTCTTATTTATTTACGTCTGAATCCGTTTCAGAAGGACATCCGGATAAGATTGCCGATCAGATTTCTGATGCGTTAATCGATCATTTTTTAGCATACGATAAAAATTCCAAAGTAGCTTGTGAAACCCTTGTTACAACAGGACAGGTAGTACTTGCCGGTGAGGTAAAATCTGATGCATATCTTGATGTGCAGACGATTGCCAGAGAAGTCATCAACGGAATAGGCTATACAAAAGGAGAATATATGTTCAATGGTGATTCCTGCGGTGTTATTTCTGCGATCCACGAGCAGTCTCCGGATATTAATCAAGGTGTTGACAGAGCTGTAGAAGATGAATCTTTTGAAGGAAAGGCCAACGCACAGGGAGCCGGCGACCAGGGGATGATGTTCGGGTATGCAACCAACGAAACAGCCAATTATATGCCTTTAGCTCTTGACCTTGCGCATACTATTCTTAAAGAGCTTTCAGCGATCAGAAGAGAAGATTCTGAAATTAAATATCTTCGCCCGGATGCAAAAAGCCAGGTGACGATTGAATATTCTGATGATCATAAACCGATCAGAATCGATTCTATCGTTGTTTCTACACAACATGATGATTTCGGCTCTGAAGAAGAAATGCTGAACAAAATCAGAGAAGACATTAAAAATATTCTGATCCCAAGAGTGGTGGCTTTGCAGTCTGATGAAATCAAAGCGTTATTTAATGATCAGATCAAATACCATATCAATCCTACCGGGAAATTTGTAATCGGTGGTCCTCACGGAGATACAGGTCTTACAGGAAGAAAAATCATTGTAGATACCTACGGAGGTAAAGGTGCTCACGGAGGTGGTGCTTTCTCCGGGAAAGATCCTTCAAAAGTTGACAGAAGTGCCGCGTATGCGACAAGACATATCGCTAAAAATCTTGTTGCCGCGGGAGTTGCAGATGAAGTTTTGGTTCAGGTGTCTTATGCAATCGGTGTGGCAGAACCTTGTGGTTTGTACATCAATACCTACGGAACTGCGAAAGTTGATCTTCACGACGGAGCTATCGCAAAAAAAGTTTCTGAGATATTCGATCTTAGACCTTACGCGATTGAGCAGAACCTGAAACTTAGAAATCCTATCTATCAGGAAACTGCTTCTTACGGGCACATGGGTAAAGAACATTATGTGGCTGATAAGACCTTCAACAAAGGACAGAAAAATGAGCTTACACTTACTGGTTTAGAGTTCTTTACATGGGAGAAACTGGACAAAGTAGACGAAATTAAATCCGCTTTCGGAATTTAA
- a CDS encoding LysR substrate-binding domain-containing protein, whose product MNIQQLEYLIAVDKYKHFGKAAQACFITQPTLSAMIQKFEDELDVKVFDRTTHPIRTTDVGLQIIDQAKVIIESVNELKNKANLLNNILGGTINIGIIPTVSSFILPTEIFKFLEDNPKIQMNVKEMTTDNIIKALKAGELDAGIISTPYDSADEFYQDFLFNEELMIYSSDTEANKKNSYVVPEELNVEKVWLLEEGNCLRNQFENICHLKENTLKPKNLDFLASNIQTLVHMVDKVGGISILPELALSQLSDQQKENVFRFKKPFPYREISIIYYKPTFKQKIIDELSHSIRASLEKKLNYHENPKEFVSIKPQ is encoded by the coding sequence ATGAACATTCAGCAATTGGAGTATCTTATCGCTGTAGATAAGTATAAACATTTTGGTAAAGCAGCTCAAGCATGCTTCATTACGCAGCCTACGTTAAGTGCAATGATACAGAAATTTGAGGATGAACTGGATGTAAAGGTTTTTGACAGAACTACCCACCCGATTCGTACCACAGATGTGGGGCTTCAGATCATTGATCAGGCAAAAGTGATTATAGAATCTGTCAATGAACTTAAGAATAAGGCCAACCTTTTAAACAATATTTTAGGTGGTACCATTAATATAGGAATTATTCCTACGGTTTCTTCTTTTATCCTTCCAACAGAGATTTTCAAATTTCTGGAGGATAATCCAAAGATCCAGATGAATGTAAAGGAAATGACAACCGATAATATCATTAAGGCCCTTAAAGCGGGTGAACTTGACGCCGGAATTATTTCTACCCCATATGATTCTGCGGACGAATTTTATCAGGATTTCCTGTTTAATGAAGAACTGATGATTTACAGTTCTGATACGGAAGCTAACAAGAAAAATTCTTACGTTGTTCCGGAAGAACTGAATGTGGAAAAAGTATGGTTGCTTGAAGAAGGAAACTGTCTTAGAAATCAGTTTGAGAACATCTGCCATCTGAAAGAAAATACCCTGAAGCCGAAGAATCTTGATTTTCTTGCTTCCAATATTCAGACATTGGTACACATGGTAGATAAAGTAGGAGGGATCAGTATTTTACCGGAACTCGCGTTAAGTCAGCTTTCCGATCAGCAGAAAGAAAATGTTTTCAGGTTCAAAAAGCCTTTTCCGTACAGGGAAATCAGCATTATTTATTATAAGCCGACCTTCAAGCAAAAAATTATTGACGAATTGTCACATTCTATAAGAGCATCACTCGAGAAAAAGCTTAATTATCACGAAAATCCGAAAGAATTCGTAAGCATTAAACCACAATAA
- a CDS encoding TraR/DksA family transcriptional regulator encodes MSDERVRYSDADLQEFKAIIKEKIEKAENDLKLIRESFINDQNNGTDDTSPTFKAFEEGAETLSKEQNSILAGRQEKFVRDLKNALIRIENKTYGVCRVTGKLIPKERLLAVPHATLSIEAKNMQK; translated from the coding sequence ATGTCAGACGAAAGAGTAAGATACAGTGATGCTGATTTACAAGAATTTAAAGCAATCATTAAGGAGAAAATAGAAAAAGCAGAAAATGATCTTAAATTGATCAGAGAAAGTTTCATTAACGACCAGAATAACGGTACGGATGATACCTCACCAACCTTTAAAGCCTTTGAAGAAGGTGCTGAAACTTTAAGTAAAGAACAGAACTCTATTTTAGCCGGAAGACAGGAAAAATTCGTTCGTGATCTTAAAAATGCTCTGATAAGAATTGAAAACAAAACTTACGGCGTTTGCAGGGTAACCGGAAAATTAATTCCTAAAGAAAGGCTTCTGGCTGTTCCTCATGCAACGCTAAGCATCGAAGCGAAAAATATGCAGAAATAA
- a CDS encoding DUF2683 family protein, with protein sequence MESIIVHPKNAMELSALKSVLKDMNIKFEKFHTKNMHHNQKTIKKIVDKKNEKTGKPTKPKGL encoded by the coding sequence GTGGAATCCATTATTGTACATCCGAAAAATGCAATGGAACTCAGTGCGCTGAAAAGCGTCCTAAAAGACATGAACATTAAGTTCGAAAAATTCCATACCAAGAACATGCATCACAATCAGAAGACGATTAAAAAAATCGTTGATAAGAAGAACGAGAAAACAGGAAAACCTACAAAACCTAAAGGATTATAA
- the trpS gene encoding tryptophan--tRNA ligase has protein sequence MSRILTGIQATGTPHLGNLLGAIIPAIELSKQEGNESFLFIANLHSLTQIKDAEVLKQNTYEIAAAWLACGLDTEKTYFYRQSDIPETCELSWHLSCFFPYQRLTLAHSFKDKADRLQDVNAGLFTYPILMAADILLYDAEIVPVGKDQLQHLEIARDVASRFNNQMGEVFVLPQSELQENTKYVPGIDGHKMSKSRGNIINIFLPEKELKKQVMSIETDSKSLEEPKDPETDKVFAIYQLIATPEQTEELKAKYLAGNFGYGHAKKELLDLILTRFEKERALFSYYMNNLEELEAKLQEGAAKTRVIATETITRVRKSLGL, from the coding sequence ATGTCAAGAATTCTTACCGGCATTCAAGCCACCGGAACTCCGCACCTGGGAAACCTGTTGGGTGCTATTATTCCTGCGATTGAACTATCGAAACAGGAAGGAAACGAATCTTTTTTATTCATCGCCAATCTTCATTCTTTAACCCAGATTAAAGATGCGGAAGTGCTAAAACAAAATACCTACGAAATTGCTGCGGCTTGGCTTGCTTGTGGGCTGGATACTGAAAAAACCTATTTTTACAGACAGAGTGACATCCCTGAAACCTGTGAACTTTCTTGGCATTTATCATGTTTTTTTCCGTACCAAAGACTAACGTTAGCACATTCCTTCAAAGATAAGGCAGACAGACTGCAGGACGTTAATGCAGGTTTATTCACCTACCCTATCCTGATGGCTGCCGATATTTTATTATATGATGCGGAAATCGTTCCTGTAGGAAAAGACCAGCTTCAGCATCTGGAAATTGCCCGTGATGTCGCGTCAAGATTTAATAATCAGATGGGTGAAGTTTTTGTGCTTCCTCAGTCAGAGCTTCAGGAAAACACCAAGTATGTTCCCGGTATTGATGGTCATAAAATGTCTAAATCCAGAGGAAACATCATCAATATCTTCTTACCTGAAAAAGAACTGAAAAAACAGGTCATGAGTATTGAAACCGACTCCAAATCACTGGAAGAACCGAAAGATCCTGAAACCGATAAAGTATTTGCAATATATCAGCTGATTGCAACTCCCGAACAGACTGAAGAATTGAAAGCGAAATATCTGGCCGGAAACTTCGGTTACGGTCATGCTAAAAAAGAACTTCTGGATTTAATTTTAACAAGATTTGAGAAAGAAAGAGCGCTTTTCTCTTACTATATGAATAATCTTGAAGAACTGGAAGCAAAACTTCAGGAAGGAGCCGCTAAAACGAGAGTTATCGCTACGGAAACCATTACAAGAGTGAGAAAAAGTTTAGGGCTTTAA